The sequence AGTTGCTTTTTTAATGGGGAATTTACCAAAAAATTATATTACTTAAGAGACTTCTGTCTGTCTCTGTTACCAAGATAGCGAGGCCAAAAGTAATTAGGCGAGATAGATGAATGGACAGaccttttcacatttaaaaaacaataaggGGGTTGCAGGTAAAAATAACCAGCTTCTAAAGAACTCAAGCCCAATACGTAACCTACTTTAATGCCTCTTTAAAGTTTTACAGCAGCAGAGTCAAAAGTCTGAAAACAACATAACGAAAGGAACTGTCAAGTTGCACTCTGGGTTAGTCATTGATTCCACAGAATAGGACGAAATATGGTGGATTGTTGCAGTGGTTCCAGTAGCGCTGTGTGGACTTGAACATTTGGTGGATTAAATGTTGACATCTGCTAGCCCAGATGCGTTCATATGCCTTAACTTCTCTGTGCAGGTGCTTTGTCTggctttaaaatcttttatgaGGGCAATATGGAGTAGTGATGGAAAATGAGGGCCAGTGTGCACATGGAACAGACACTACAATCCAAAAGAGTGCCTGCcatttcttatgtttttttggtttgaaatctctatttcttttgcatttgatATTTCAGTCCCTTAAGCGGCTGAATTTGAGACCTAAAATAACATTGGATTCTAAGATTAAATTGCCTTACAGGTGTTTGTGTTCTTCCCAGTGTGTCTGTGCACttggaagaggaaataaattctgctgctgcattttgtatAGTGTACAGAAAAACTAGTGAGTTGTATTTCCCATTACAGCCTTTGCTGCTCTTCGTGGGATGAAAACATAAGTTTGATGGCaattaaatcttttcttctttctcatttttttttcccaattctgcCACTGATTTTGGTGTTGATAGGCCAGCCCAGTTGCTCTGTTTCAGAGACTTCCAAACACATTGAGAAGTTGCTGTGCTGAGTATGTGTGATGGTTTCACCAAAGAGTATCCTTGAAATCCTGCCTTGGTCGCTTATCTTGTTCATTCATTGTGCCGAGGGCAGCTGATTACCTGAGCCATGCTCCTGGGGAGTTTATGTAGTGTCGTTCAAGCATCTGATGTGTCACCAAGTTAACAGGTCCGTTAATCTTTGCACGAACCTTCATCCCTATTTTTTCTTGGCAGACAGTGTCTGTGTGGGGTACCGCGGGGCGCATGGAAATAACAGCTTCCAGGTTCATGGACATTCAGCGGGCTATCCAGCCAGACTGGTTCCAGTGCATCTCTGACGGAGACACCATTTCTGGGGAAGTTAGTAGGAAAAGGGCCAAGAAGTCTGTGGATAGGTCGCTTTCCTTCCTGGACATATGCCTTCAGCTGCTGGAGAAATCACCGGTAAGGTCCCCAAGATGTCATACATATAAATACCTGATTtgagatatgtatatatatatatgtgtgtatatatatgtgtatcaGAACAGTAGGTTTTCCTtctaccattttcttttcataataaCATGTAGTGAATTTCTTTCACTTAACCCTCATGCTATGTTTGCACGGGCAAAGTAGGATTTTTCTCATTCAGATTGAGACAACTCATCTTTTTGCTCTGCAGTCCCTTCATTTCCATGTGAAGGAGGACTTGCCAGGATTTGCCAGTgctattctgtattttttccaggaGGCTTGAAACTAACTTCCCTTTTGGTGAAAGGGAACAAATCATCCAAGTTtgtattacaaaagaaagtgcTTGCAGGAGCTGATACTGGCATCCTCTGAAAGGCAATCAAGTGTGAGCTCTGGTGTCTGACAGCCAGGACAAGGACACCTGCTTTGTATTCTCCTCTGACACATGTAGTGCTGAGGGGATGTCTGCAAAAAGCTGGTGTACAGAAATGATCTGTGGTTGTAAGGTGGAAAAAAGGCACTAAAATTCTCAGTCAGTCAGTGTCAAGGCCAGGAACAGAACATTGTCTCTCTTAATCCCATTTCTACCTTGGATTTCACAGTGCTGTGTTAGGGACTTGTCTTACGTGGGATGAAATGCTGTTGGTTTTCCAAGTTCTGGGAATGTGGGGTTTAAGTAGCAGGCATCTGGAGTCTGGGCTGTAGGATCTTGCTTGTCTTTGGCAGAGCTCTAACACTTGTAGCTTTCTTCTGGGCCAGGAACTACAAGGAAGCGTAATGTTTGGGGCAATTGAAGGTGGAGATATCTTGGAAGAGAGGATCAGATCAGCCAGGGAGACTGCCAAGCGACCTGTGGGTGGCTTTCTGCTAGATGGCTTCCAGGGATCTGCCATGGCCAAGGAGACCAAGTTGAAACTGATAGCTTCTgtcacagcagagctgccagaGGATAAACCAAGGTAAGTTGTGTGGGCGACATCCCAAGAAGCCCGTCTGTCCTTTTATGAGGAGCATCTACAGGCTGCTTTGCAGTACTGCTGTAGGAAACAGTCACGGCcttgcacagcactgtgtgTATGGGCCGGGCTGCATCTATTCCACCACTGTCTTCAGACTTCAACCCTTGTTTCAATTCTCGGTTATAACTGGCACCAAGCTGTGTTTACACTGTGGATTTTAATATTCCCCACATTCTGAGAACAATCAAAATTGAGTTcaagtcttttattttcttcaggcCAAACTATAGGTAGGGTATGTCTGGGCTGTTCGCATTTGGCCTCTGAGGACGTAGTTTACTGGAAGTTCAGCTAGAACAAAAAATTATCAACCCTTTCGACAGGGGCACCTTCTCAGAAAAAATCTTAGTGAGCCTGTGAATTACCAGAGCTGGTACAGCCTGGCCAACCAGAATTGCATTCCCTGCTTGGCTTGGCATAACGTGGGGACTGTAGCGTCTTCTGCGTTGTTGGTTCTGCCCATCTGATCCATGCCAGAATCAGGATGGAAGTGGCACTGTTCCTGACTCTTACAGATGATTTACAGTAACTAAAGGCTTCCAGAAAACGTGTGCTAATATTTGCTAGGTGGTTCAGAGGTGGAGGAGTTACGATTGGGTTGAGCTTGCTGGCTTTTGTATGCGTTCTGGGTTGCTCTTACTACTTCTGTTGCTCCTGCCCTTGTATGGGTGCTTTTTTCATCGTTTCCCAAAGAGAATGACTCAGGCCCTGCTGTCTTTCTGTAGCTGTGCTGCCCTCTGCTAGCTGAGCATTGCTCTTACCTGCCGGTGTTCAAAGGGAAGTAAAATGCAAACGTGTGCCCGGTACTGCAGCTTGTTCATGCTTAGCGGTGCCTGGGGTTTGAATTTTCCTGACAATTAGGAGGCTTGCTGTGTTGTTGCCATCTTGTCTGGTTGAGCTGCTTAAAAAGATCCCCTGCGAGCATTAGAGTCCAATCTGCTCAGCTAACCTCCGTGGCTACCAGAGCATCTGCCTCATCTGTCAGATGGTTTGCTCGTCTGGTTAAGACAAGCGTTCCTGACCTCTTTGCAGGAAGAAAGCTGGTGTGCCTTAGGGGGTCTTGTAAATACCTCAAGTGAATTTCAGACAGTCCTGCTTGCTTGAATCACCCTTGCCATTCTGGCTGGAGAAGCTGTTTTGCAGCTGTGTTTTCCATCCTAATATGAAACTCTCTAGAAGGCAAACATTTCCTCTGCTTCACCTGGGAAGGAACGGCTTTTTGTGTTGGAGAAATGATCTTAAGAATTTAATCTTTAGGGTCCTTTCACATACAGCAGTCTCCTGGTCAAAGTTTTCCTTCTCAATAGGGGCAGAACCCTTGCAAGAACAAACTTTTGTCCTTAGCTGTTCAAAGGTAAGTTTTAGCAAGGGTTTTGGTCACGTATGCTGAGCTAGTATTTTAACTATTGAgtgtcattttcttcctttcacaaGAGCCCAAACCAGAAGACACTCATGCAGTAAATTTTTTCCCATCCATATTCTGTGCTCATCAGATTAATCCAAGTACTTAGAGAAATTACTAAAAACAGCACCTTGTGACTTCATTTGTTGGCCCCTGTGTATTTTCCTAATTATCTGTTTAGATCTCTGCATTAGCTTTTACTGCTGTCAGCCCAGCCATGCACCTGCAGGAGAGCAGGCACTGCTCTGTTCCCCTCTGCTTCACCAACGCCTCGGGGAAGCTACCAGCTAAATTTGGCTAACAGCAGGATCTCCATTACCACTGATGGCAATCCAGCTGGGCTCTTCCTGGCTCTTAATGCCATATCCCTGTTACAGCCCAGGTTTGGGGGTAAATCATTTGTTTTAGAGAATCGGAGACGTTATTTGTAGAATAAAGTGTGCATCAGTGAGGGTGAAAAGGTATGCTGGAGTAGGCAGAGTatagagaggaagaaagaaaaaaagcaaggaactTCTTTCCATTTCCACTGATGCTTCTCGTTAGCATATTCTCTTCCAGGTAGTTCGAGTGCCTGGAGAACTGTCTGTCACCCAAAGGACTTGTGTCTTTGACCAGCCATCTACTGCTGCTCCTGATGGAGTCTTTTTAGACTGCCTCCTGAGCAGTTACTAAACAAACGGGTCCATATATCTGGTAACTTGTAGTTACTTAGGGCAGATACATGACTAAGGAAAATACCTGTGCCTAAAGGCATAGCTTTTAGgtgaattttgaatttaagtGTATTTATGTGGTTGTGAAAGGACCCAAATCACTTCAGACATGATGGATGCTTCCTTCTGCTCGGGATATTCTAGGCTTGTCTTTGTGCATCTCTTACAGAATCATCCATGGCGTGGGCAAACCAGATGAGGTGCTCGAGTGCATTGAAAGGGGCGTGGACATCTTTGAGAGCTTCTTTCCCTTCCAAGTGACGGAGCGGGGCTGTGCCTTGGTTTTTGGCTATGATTACCATCCAGAGCCTGAAGCAGCAGGTAGGCTGTTTCCCTATCAGCCAGTACTGTGGCAAGCATAATTCATGTTTTGGAGGAGTCTGCGTTTGAGGGTTTTGGCCTTAAGTGCAGCAATCACAGGAAAACCTGGAATTTAGTTGTCAAATATTGCTCTTGAAGGTGGGATGTTGTGGTGTGAAACCTCTGAGGGGAACTTAAGGTCTCAGCCTATGACCTGAATGCCTGATTAGCCAAAATGTGCTTAATGATTTCAGAAACACCTACTGAACAGAGGTTTATATAGGCTTAACTGTGTTTATCTGCCCTCACTAGAACTGTTTGACACCATTGACAAATTTTCTGTTGGTGTTAGCAGTAAAGGCTGGACCTATTTATGTGATGTTCTATGATACTTGACCTTTATATTTAACCGAATATgtgcttgttttaaaaataaagtcccTTCTCCTTTCTAGCTGACCAAAGTTAGGGATCCTGTTTCTTTGGGCAgcttccctctcagctcttgcATTCATCAGTCATAtcagaacaaaaacaagatGTTCATAACTCATTACCTCATTAAGCTTTGAGATAGGAGCATGTGTAGCAACCGCTAAAGCATCTATTAAACATGTTTTAAGCAGTCATCTTGTTTTGGACTTAGTAAatgtttttaacataaaaaaaaatattttacatttttcctcctAGGTAGAACCTAGCTTCTTTTCATGCCTGGATAATTCAAAACCAGATGAATAGAACAGAACATCTCGTTTCTTTGtgcttgctcctttttttttttttttttttaaaacccttCTCTGTTTGTTGTTCTTTACCTCATCTCACCTTATTCTTAAACCAAAAGATTATGGTAGGGACGGCCTCTTTGTTCTGTCTGTGTAACACTCAGTAGGCATGGATTGTGCAAACAGTAATAATATTGATGTTTCCAGAAACATCTCCCACTcaagaacaagcctaaaaaTGCAAACCTACAAAATTatggggtgattttttttttatttttaagatagaCTGCTGAAAAGGAAGATGTATGGAATCTACATCTTCTGCATCGATCTGTCTGCATCAGTGCTATTAGCTTGTTTGATTTCAGTtgcttaggggaaaaaaaaacagcaacaaaaataatctaaatCTTTGAGACTGACAACATGGAAAGCAGAATGATTGAATGCAGATGAGTTGCCTGTCTATTCTAACAGAATCTCAATAAAATCAATTTGTTCAGGTGACTGCTTTCTATTGAGCACGCAGTTCAGACTGGaaataattttgacattttattaaGAATTCAGCTCAGTAGAGCAGCAAAAAAATGTGCTGTTATTTCAGCTCTAGCTCTTCATTAGATTTAATAGATCAGTTTTCACTTGTCCCTTGCTGTTTTAATCATCCAAAATTGTACTTGTATTAACTAACCTAtgataattaaagaaaaagagttgCTTACTATGGGAGGGAGGTGGAAAGTTGTGGTAGGAGTTTTGATCTGGCAagagagcagcagaaacatCTAATGTAGGGTTGCTACACGTCTGCCCTTTCTATCTGTTTATAAAGGGctgttgtctttttatttaaaacagttttaaaacaaaatggggCCCAGGACCTGGAGAAAAATGGCGCTGAAGAAGACCAGGATGAAATCGCCAAAGCTGACCCAGAAATGACGCCATTTGAGATATTTCTGAAGGATAAAAGGTAAGTGGGTTTGTGAGGAGGGTACGTGCAGCTGTACCAGGAAATACCATGATTTTGTCCTCTGTATTTGATTGCATATGGTGGGATGGGAGACTTCATAAAATGTGAAGCTGTTGAGGAAATTAAAGTACTTCTAAAACTTCTAAACACTGAACGGAGAGTGTCAGACAATCGTTCCAGACTGATACCTAGCAGCAGTGTATGGCTGAAAGCACTGCAGTTTGCTTGATCTCAGGCCAGAGATTTTCTGACCGCTTATCCAGCAGATAAACTGTGGTCTTAGCAGTGTTGAAAGACAGTAGTTTGACAAAGGCTGTCTGAGGATCCTTTGGGTCTTCTGCATCTAACTAACTTGAGTCATTTTCAGATGCAAGATTTTATTTGAAGCAGTGGCAGAGCCTCTGCTTTGTGACTCAGCTGGAGTGCCTGTAGAGTGAGATACCTACAATTCTGGGATATTTCACAAAAACTTTGGCCtgccctttcttctttttcacatCTGCTGCTAGGCTGAGCATTCATTTGTTGATTGCTCCACTTTCTCCTCATTTTGTGAGAATAGTGCATCTCGGAGTAGAGGGGAATACTGCTCTGTGAATATCAGAATTGGTAAATCCTTGTTTCTGATAGCTTCCTCCTCTGTGGACTGATAGCTAGCGAGGTGAGTCTtgtgctgcagctcttctgTCAGGGAAGGCACAGATGAGGCTTCTCTCTGCTGTTAGTGGTGATGCAGTCAGAACTATCTTCTGACTCAACTGTGTGGCCTCTTGGCTCcatgatatggtttagtggagcacttgttagtgttaggtcagaggctggactagatgatcttggaggtctcttccaacctagatgattttgtgattctgtgtctTAAAGCAACTAGATTCCGGCCCTCAAGGCTCAAGTCCCTTGCAAAGGCCATGTAATAACCGGATACTGTTTGCTACTTGAATGGGTCTTACCTTTGATGTTAATCCAACGTTGCTTCCTCCTCAGATACCAGGACGATTTTGGTCCTTTGCTGGAAGGCTGCACCTGTTACTGCTGTCAGAGGCATACTCGCGCCTACCTCCATCACCTCCTCGTGACCAATGAGCTGCTGGCTGGTGTCCTGCTCATGATGCACAACTTCCAGCACTACTTCAGCTTCTTCGGTGCCATACGGGATGCCTTAAAAGACAATAAACTGGATCAGCTGAAAAAGTTCGTCTTCAGTCAGGCACTTGAAGGCCCAGCAAATGCAAGGACAGGCCAGTGAGTTTGGAGAAGATAGAGGAGGTTGCAGCTTTCATCCTTTTCCAGTGGGACTGTGTAAACTGAACTGTTAGCGGGGTCACCTGGACCTGCTAGGTAGTAAAATGCCTACCTGCCTGGAGAGAATTTAAAGGAACGTTTGAAGATCTTGCATTTAGCTGGGAGAGAAAGATGTTATTCACACGTCCCTTTCAGTTAATTGGCTTGGTGCATTCTCAGGTTACAGGAGAGCTTGAGGCGTTCAGCACCTCACAGGACCAGTATGGAtagctttgttttcagtaattcGGCGGTGGTTTTCCATGTGGAAGAACTCCATATGGAAGCTCAGCAGCTGTTTGGGACTCGTGCCCCTCTCCCCCAGAAAATGCTGGTGGTGTGATTGTCCCATCATGCAGGTCCTTGATGGGAGATCCTGCCTCAGTCTAGTACGCGACTCCttgtggctgctgccagcatcGGTGTCCCTGAGAAGAACTGACTGGAAGTGCCGCTGTATTCAGTGGCACAAAGGGACTGGGCACATACCTCTGTCCCACTGCCTGCAGTGCAGAACGTTTTCTGGGCCAAGGGGCCTTCTGCTTCAGCCTGGCCTGGAAAACCCCTGCCTCAGGAGTCCTAGTCTGTGGCATGAGAGCCATAAAGAAGAGCAAGTGTTTAATCCATGTCCTGCTGTAGACGTTTTGTGCATCCTTTCACCTGTATGGATTAAGGTGGCATCCCTGTAATAGTGTATGGATGATGACGAGTGTACCATTCCTTCCAACTGCCCTGGCACTGGCAAACAGCAAGCTATGCTAATGCCAGTGTGGGATAAGATGTGGAAGGGACATACCAAAAGAAAAGGCGTTTAGACAAGATTCCCGTTGctccttattttaaaatactgtgttgTTAAGTCATGTTCCTTTTGTTAGTTCTTTTATGCCCCCTTACCTTGTAACTGTGGCTGTATGCATTTTATATGACAAAGCAACAAtaaatttttttattcatcACACTGTTTCCTCAAGGTGTGACAGAGATGGTGTACCAGAGAGTTTGAGTGCAGTAGTGGAGGTAATGTCTCCTGAGAACATGAACTAGCAGCCCAACAGAGGACAATGATCCATCTAGGGGTAGGGTACTGTCACTGAGCAGGGTCTGTGTCAGTTACTTCAGAAGAAGCCAAAATAGACCTGGAAGTATTAAAGACACTTACTGCTTCCTCTTCCTGAAAGTACTCTAGCAGCTGAATTAAGCTTATAAAAATACTACAGTTGAAGTTGCTGGCCTTAAAGCAATTCAGGATAAATGTGCAGTTTGCTGCTCTTCACCCTTTCTTTAATGCTTTAAGATtactttattaatttatttattaacttactacttttttttaagattactTCTTAAAGAACACTTCAAGATCTTGCATTAGAATGGCTTTACCACAGCACACAAGGAGTCGTCAGCTTTGCCCGTCAGCATTGCCTGTGCATCCCTGTTTCCTGTGACAGATAACAAACACAATGGTGTCAGAGTACCTTTCACCAATCAAGCCTTATTGACTGTGTTGCACTATTTCTGTTCAACAAGTTCCTAAAGAAATGGTGCAAAGACTGCGCAACTGCTGTCTTGAAACAGTCTATAGGGAATAGTTTAGCCACAGAAACTACATAAGCAAGGATGTTAGTCCTGTGTTTTCAGTAAGTACTTTATTACTCTTGATACAGCACAGGGAACTTGGAAAAGGCTTCATGTTGGGAAATTCAACGTGAGGTAGGAGGTCTGTCATCTAGAATCCATCTATCTTAGAGGGCAGAGAGttctaatgaaagaaaaatgttctatATCTCTTTCAAGAGGATTGCAGAAGAACGATAGTATTGTTTTTGATCAAAGGTATGTGTCGCGgtgcttgttttctgcagtgccAGTTTTCACAGTGTTGCATGTGTCAGTGCAAAACATTATTGGAGGGGACTGAGTTTTTAAACTTCTCATTCACTCACACTCTTGTATCCACATACACAAAATCGCCAAGATACTTGACTGCCCAGCATTCGTGGACCAAAATGCCTGTGTCCAGGAGGTCTGTCAGGTATGCTCTGCAAAGTACCGAAGACAAGGGATGCCAGCTATTGTGTCCTTGTGTTACCTGCGTTGTTCTTAGGTTGTTTGTCTGATGGCTGGTTTTGGAAGTGTCACTATGTACCCTTTGGGAGCTATCCGTGATTGGTCTCCTCATCCTGTTTCACCTATGTGGCTTAACTAggatttattcattttcctttgtcccCAAACCTGACTGTCCTGAGAAGATGCATGCAAAGGTACTGGGATTTTAGTGACCTGCTAATTTAAGTGCTAACAACATGCCATTCTTAACAACCCTCCTGGTCTTCCTTCTTACCTTCCAGTCTTTCTGTACTGCTGTGTGAGTGTGAATGAACACTCACGAGTTTTTCCATTTTGGTTCTCTGCttagtttttgtgtgtgtgctgtgtgtaCAAGAGCTGCATAGAGTGAACAATTTCATATTGGGCAAAATTTCATTTAGTCAACTACATCCACTCATTATCTAACAAACAGTAATGAACTGCACTAACTCCACAATAAACTTGATACATTATATTTACACAGGTTGTCATTCTATCAGCACTCCTAATaaacattgtaaaaaaaatctctgtgaaTTTAGAAATTTTTTGGTTCTGTTTCCAAGCAGAGacctattttctttcaaaaattttctttcttgtcctaACATGTAGTTTTCTTACCCACCTTTCACAGAGAAGCCAAAATTGAAAGAAGTATGGAGTGGAAAATTTTCTGTGCTAAATTACCTTTATGTAGCGCAGAAAACTCTACAAAAACACCATTGTCTGCCTTCCATCCCCAAATGGCAGAACACAAAAGAGCAGGGACAAATACAAGAGAGAGTGTGTTACAGAAACATTATACAGTAGAACATCTTTTCCTTATCATCTTCTACTGTAGTCTTCTCCtagataaagaaaaattttcatGCTCCTGTGTTTCTGATGAGAATAATTGGCAGGGCCATGCGTTACTGTGCCTTTCTGACCACTTCATTGGTATTCTGCTCAGTAACTTACTTCTTTCAGAGCTGTTTTAATATTGCAGACCCTCCAGTAGTTTCAAAGgtatgctttaaaatatattgaggaaaaataaatcaaattggTCAGTCCAAAAAAGGCTTTCTCTGTTCCTTCAGGTACGGCATTTCTTCCCCTGTACGTTCACCCCCTCCATCCAGTGAATTGCTGTGACACAGGGTCCCTGACAGGTTGTATCAAGCCTTGTCTGACAGTTTCTAGGTCTGCTCTTCTGTGGctccagggagctgcaggagctgttgAAGGCTGGAAGTGTTCCAGCAGGGTGTTCAATTTATTTCTAAGCCTCTTAGGCCCAGATGGCTTTCAGATCGTGGTGCTTTTATGCATAGAAAAGTTGGTTCCAGGTAAGTTGCAGAGGTGCTTTTAAGCATcaggtagcttttttttttttttgggttcaTAACCTGAGTTGACAGGCAAAgggctgtttaaaaaaaatagccctACTAAAATGCTTAAACCTTTCCCTCAGTAATCTCAGAGAATCTTCCTCTCCGACAGGGAAGGCATACACAAAATACATGATGGTTCAGGCCAGTTCAGTGGTCTTACAAACACTCTGGTATGAGCTACGTAATTCACTAGGGACTTCATCTCTTTTCTGGTAATGCAACATGCACTTCTTCAGTTTATTAAGGTCACAGAATCGTTTAGATTGGaaagtccaaccattaacctagcaaACCTGGCTGTTCAAACACATTGCCATCCTTCCTTAAGCACTTTCTTTAGGCATGATCGGCCTTTCCAAACAAGAGAATAAAGTTAAATCCCTTTGAGAAGCTGGATCTAGATGGCCAAGCTGGTGCTGGCACAAGAGTGGTTAACACCTTCCTGCAGCAAAATGTTCCTGTTGTTTCCCTGTGGATGGTGTGAGTGTGAATGCCGTCTGCCAGAGCACGCATTGCCCTCCCCTCCGGCACGCTGGCTGGGAAAGGCAATACCTTCCCTGCCTTGCAACGAGGTGATGATGAACTGCCTGGTTGTTTCTACATCTGTCCTCGGTTCGATTTAATTaaactggggaggggaaggtgcAGCACAGCGTGATGCCCTGTTATGCGTCCGACATGCCTTCTCTAGCTCCCGGCCTTGCTCGTTCCCCGTCATTTCACAGACTTAGGAGAAAGCCTGCTCTCTTCAGCAGCTGTCTGTGTGCCCGAGCATCTCACAGAGCTCTTTGTGGGGCAGGTTTGGATGCAAAGGGGTTATCTGGGCAGCCAGGCCAATTGCAAACTTCAGACTGAATTTCAGAAACTACGTAGTAGGGACAGGGCCATATGTAAAGAGGTGATAACTGGAGGCATCTAGATCCGTTAGACAACTCAGGATTCAcc comes from Anser cygnoides isolate HZ-2024a breed goose chromosome 1, Taihu_goose_T2T_genome, whole genome shotgun sequence and encodes:
- the QTRT2 gene encoding queuine tRNA-ribosyltransferase accessory subunit 2 isoform X1, producing MRLKLCGVGGGRLGMLAGLGRSGAGALPLPGCLLYTRCGSAPHLTCDTLGEVAGVPPVAQLTLSSMAELHEVLEEYKEGAAKFVGMPDTAMYCSLHDPVTPCPSGYNTNKTVSVWGTAGRMEITASRFMDIQRAIQPDWFQCISDGDTISGEVSRKRAKKSVDRSLSFLDICLQLLEKSPELQGSVMFGAIEGGDILEERIRSARETAKRPVGGFLLDGFQGSAMAKETKLKLIASVTAELPEDKPRIIHGVGKPDEVLECIERGVDIFESFFPFQVTERGCALVFGYDYHPEPEAAVLKQNGAQDLEKNGAEEDQDEIAKADPEMTPFEIFLKDKRYQDDFGPLLEGCTCYCCQRHTRAYLHHLLVTNELLAGVLLMMHNFQHYFSFFGAIRDALKDNKLDQLKKFVFSQALEGPANARTGQ
- the QTRT2 gene encoding queuine tRNA-ribosyltransferase accessory subunit 2 isoform X2, translated to MCEATGPVFIAVLFFPWLTLQMGKGLTTCGMPDTAMYCSLHDPVTPCPSGYNTNKTVSVWGTAGRMEITASRFMDIQRAIQPDWFQCISDGDTISGEVSRKRAKKSVDRSLSFLDICLQLLEKSPELQGSVMFGAIEGGDILEERIRSARETAKRPVGGFLLDGFQGSAMAKETKLKLIASVTAELPEDKPRIIHGVGKPDEVLECIERGVDIFESFFPFQVTERGCALVFGYDYHPEPEAAVLKQNGAQDLEKNGAEEDQDEIAKADPEMTPFEIFLKDKRYQDDFGPLLEGCTCYCCQRHTRAYLHHLLVTNELLAGVLLMMHNFQHYFSFFGAIRDALKDNKLDQLKKFVFSQALEGPANARTGQ